Sequence from the Ptychodera flava strain L36383 unplaced genomic scaffold, AS_Pfla_20210202 Scaffold_102__1_contigs__length_287319_pilon, whole genome shotgun sequence genome:
CGAATTTCCGTAAAAACGTCTTCCAGCCACGTTAGAATtggaatataaccacagagttcgatcagcAGCcgcttcgtgctgaccgcttggcagtctgtcagcgtttttgcggttggaaaaaaataaaaagtggcattttctggagcttgtgccctcatgttgcctgtttggtgtccacttacacagtaaacgccgccataggttggcgcccttttaaagggaggctccgcctttaattcCGCCGCGCCTGATGCATACTTGTAAACCCTGTGTTGAATTTCAGCTAATGTTATGCCGACTTTGAAATAATAGATTTATGGCGGTCTAGCATAGTAGACTACACACTTCTTTACAATGAGTTTCGTGAAGTCTTcccaaatattgcaaagttgGCATATAATTGGCCATAATTGCAGCCGTGACCCCTGAGTCTCATCTGTCCGATGTGGACGTGGGTTCAGTACCCAAACAGCGTTAAAACATAGAAACACAGTTATCTCAGTGAAGATGTTATAAACGATCTGATGGTAATAACCATGAAAGGCCGAAAACTTAGTGAATCTGACTTCAGAGTAGCGATGATTGAGTTGAGTTGGCAAATTAAGACATCAATGGAAGTGGAAATGATTAGTAAGAAATGAATACTGTCCACTtagaacagaacagaacagaacatAATTAAAGATTGTGAAAGTTGTCAAAGAAAAGCATTGTCAATGTTGATGTATATCGAACAGTGATGCATTGGATTTTGAACTAGTTTTCAATATGCTGTATACAGCTACTTTATTACATGCAGTTGTACACgttttttgatacattttacggCTTTCGCAGGTTTGAAAATCCTAATGGAAGCTCTGACACGTATGGTTGTCCTTAATGAAAATGAACTAACATGTACGTGATAAGTAGTGTACTGTACAAGTGTCCTTATACATGGAAGGCATGTTAGAGTCTTCATTGAGCAATCTCCAATGGTAATCGGCATGAGTCATATAATGGTATCCCTGGTATGGccatcatgaaaatttgaaattttcagcagTGGCAATGATGATAACCTGCACATTGAATGTTCTCTGCAGTGCACAGTTTTCCAGGATGTCCCTATCCAGTCATAGCTATGTCGCGTGTGTCATGAACAGCTAACTTAGTAACTTATCAATAcatacattgaaaatatttcatatctGTATAACTTTGTTTCAGTGTGTACATCTGTAAAATATACTCACTCAGAATTATCTTGACATAATGCAATTTCAGAACAGAGAGGACAGTTTATCATGATGCAAGAGAAAAGGCAGTTCGACAGCCAGATGATTTACTTGTAATGATTATTGATGGGATGGACCAGAAAAAGACGTATTTCCCAAGGTTAATCCGAGAGAGAAGAAGGACACAGAAAACCTAGGAAAGATCCCAATGCACGcaacaggtacatgtacattttcctTGTCATGTAAGCAAGTTTAGTCCTCTGTGTTACGTATTTGGTTGTCAGATCTTGTTTGTGTGTTTCCGTATGGAAGCTTGTTTCTCATACAGTATGTATGGGGTTTTTTTGGAAATTTATTAGAATGAATATTTAAGCACAAAAAGACATATAAAATGAGCTTAGACAATTTTCagtattaaaatcaaaattttgttaagaACTGGCTAGAATGCTGATGTGGTTTTATAGTCAATATATTTTGATCCATTTAGGTATTCTTGTTCAGTAATGGTCCATGACATTAACATTAGGTggcagtttggttttttttcactaaattgacTGTGGTTAGGAAACAAGCATTTTCAATAAGTGGATACTAAAAAGTATTCACCTGAATTATTTTGCAGGAAGTTTGATTCATACCAATGTCCCTGAAGGCAAACTGGCAATTATGCGACTGGACATCCACAACTTTCCACATGATTCAAATATGACTATTAATAATATCATGTGGAATTTGATTGATAACAAAGAAAGGCTTTCAAAGAAGCTTCATGTTCAATTAGATAACTGCTacagagaaaacaaaaatcGGTATCTCCTGTCCTTTGCGTCTCTGCTGGTGGAGTATGACATGTTTGAAGAGGTAAGAATACACGGGATGTAGAGAAatttacatacacacatatactctctctctctctctctctctctcaatctctctctctctctccctctcacacacacactcatGCAGTTAGACATGGCCAAAAGGTTGtaattatgtacatgtaccatgttGAGTCAAGTGATAAATGTTGTAAGCAGACAGTAGTTGTTTCAGTGAAAGCAGGTAAGATACCATGCCAAAGGAATTGTTAAAAGTACCGTAGAGTAAATTTTTGTTTGTGATATATGTTACAAGAGTACAGACAGCTGgtatatgaaaataaattaaaggCTGGACAATAGTTGGTGCAAGATGTGCATTTCTGTTATATGTAGCATGAATCTGTATTATTCTTCAATTTTTAGGTGATGATAAACTTCCTGCCAGTGGGTCACACTCATGAGGGTGAGTTCTTTATTAAAGTTCCACTGTAATTTTTGTCTATTTTTCCATTATATTTGACATGTTTTGTCTGACAAATGTAGTTTTAAGGTCCGAAACCTTGAAGCACAATGAAATACTCAGCACTTAGCTCATCAACACAGCCTATATGTGTACAACtacattgttactgttgaaaattcaagtccagactacAATTCAGTTTGTGAacaacaattattattatacatatatagaaTATGCAAACAAGGTGCTTTATCTTGCCACAAGGGAGTAGGACAAGAAAATTAGCGACACACAGAaccaaaaactgaaaaatttacCCAAAATTACAGCTATAGTATCCCTTTAATTTCATTGTCATGAATGCACATCACAAATAGTTTTTGATGTGCCTAAAAGTACCCGATGTCTCTCAGGTATTGTTAGACTTGTTAGTATTCACAATATACATTTTTCATGTGATGAACATAGATCACTGAACCAAAAATGCTAATTGGATGATTCACATGTCAGGAGCTTTACAATTGAAAGCTGTAATGAAACATCTATCGTTTCAGTCTTTCAAACTTAAAGCTCCTGGAGCTTTAtccttttctgtatttttgataTGATACTTCGAAGTAAAGAGCATATCCTCAGATATGCGATCACAGTAGTTTTTTGAAACAATGGTGATGAATGTACAACTCAGATTGTATCAAATAAGTATGTCGCACTTGCAAATAACTTTGTCTGCACATTGACACTTCCAGCGAAGTTCACAAAATCAAGATGGCACACCTCTGCCCCTATTTCAAAAAATGAGTTGACAATGTAAACAACCTTGTGTGACTGCTTCACGTCAGCTCATGTACTTTATCTTTGTTCTTTGTCACACGAATGCAGTTCACAATGGcagcaaatttcaaatattgcataaGCATCTGGTTTTAATCAATGCATTCATTGCCAATGCTtgcaaaagtaacatttttaaagtcttCATGGGAATCCAAAATATATCTAAAAATATTGAAGGATGTTTGTTAACAAATAAAGAATGATACAGGTCTTGGGGTTTTAATATTTGCATTTGTATCAAAGTATACCATGTACTCTTGCTTAATTCATTTATTCTGAAACCGTCTTTTTAAAGCAGAAAGAGAATGTTAACTGTTCAAATTAGGTAAATACTAGCAAATGCCAACTCAGAATGCAAGATTCCTACAAttatctgtattttttattcaaacGACCCAGAcgtataatttatttattttgcagatGTTGACCAAATGTTCAGTCGAGTGTCTACAGCACTGAGAAAGGCAAATTCCTTCACTCTGCCAGGTATGAAAACTAAGTAtctttgattttgattgttgcATTTTCTATATCTGTATAGATTGAGAGGAAGAGTTGAAAAAGTGCAAACGATATGTAAATTTGCTTGGAAAGGGGAGCAACTAAATGCAGATTAATGGGAGAATCTACAGTATTACTAATGTTACTTGAGCAGGGCCATGGACCCTCTGATATTTTACCTGGTATTAATCAGCATGTTTGTGAATAgttttttcttgaaatattgGATGTGGTAATGTGACTTGTGTTTGCTACATATAATaacatgaaatgtgatgtctcgGATTTCTTCATTTCAGAATTGATGCATAATATTCATGAGAGTTATACACCATCAATTAAGGTGGAAGAAGTGAAGTACCTCTTTAATGTTAAAGAATGGCTGGAACCATATATGGCAGGTAGATTTGGTGGGCATTCAAAACCACACAATTTCAGATTTCGGAAAGTCAATGGACGAGCGAGGATGCACTACAGACTATGGTCAACCGATGCCTGGCAACCAACATATGATGAAGACAATGAAGATACACAAGGGCTTGTGTGTCTTGAAGTAAGTAATACTAATGCACTACAGATTAAATCCCTTGGCAATTTGTGCAGGCATATCTAACATGGTTTCTTTTTGTTAATACCGTATATTAAAGGCCCCTGCATAGAGAAAATTTTATCGTGTACGTACTGAACCCAATATTGGATGGCACTTTTTGCACAAGTCGGTCCTTTTATTTCATTACATGTATAATTCAGCTGTGTGTAAGTCACCTCTAATCATGGCCAGGGGAAACATAAAAATGTACTGAATTCACCAGATCAGACAGTATGCACCTGGGTAAGTGCATGGTGGTCCAGCAGCCTTTCTTAAAACACAGACAGTAGTCCCTCTCTACTGTCCATGATTAAAGTAGTGCTTACAATTTTTAAATCACTTGTGACAACTTTTATATCCACACATTATAAAATTTAAAGTAGCATTTCCAACTATCGAACCGACACTGGACAACTCTCATGCACATTCCAATTTCAAACCAAGATTTGTGTAGGCGATAGGAGATACAGtaacaattttataattttgtcgacatagatgtttgacagccatacacaatattttcaaggaaactaagggaagaagttgcatctgtgttggcaaaagaaagggtattgattaaTTAAATGTTCATGACAAAGGAAacttgcatgtctgacaggtggtcagctgctgataactttaccttgacaagtgtacaattttttgcACCTTCGAATATCAACTACTTAtttaatttactcttgaatttaaacataataattttggaaaatgtttttaaaatgacaaagcCGGTCATTTTACATCAATTTGTTTGATGCCAGAcactatattgtttgacatgttgaaagataatgaatgggtgaccatgcatatatatgactcCGGTTTTCGACAAATGAAACCATCCTCATTTCGTGCATTTGTGTCTTAATCAGATCCTCAAATTTAAtgcaaagtttcaaattgttaagaaactgaaaaattggaGAAGCCTTTGGCAAACAATGTCGGAgtgcacaaatcaaggggaactgtgggtagcctcactgaCTTTGCAAGATGCATGTACAGCTGCTGATGTGGCGAACTTTTGTGTGCCATATATATGGCATCATTATGGCCCTCATAATGGGTATGTCTAAAACACCACTGTTTACAACAGAAAGTCACGTGTTGAATTGAGAACAAGTATGTTCAACCTTGTGTTGATGCTCATGTACTAGTTATCTTATAGCTCACATATTATGCTGCATCATTGCTGGTGTTGACTTGCAATGTTAGCAATAATGTGGAATTGTCTCACCAGCCTCTACTACAAACATAGTTACAATATACTGTTGCATATTAGTAATTTAGTCAAAGATTCACAGATGCCATTCATATATTCTGTGATCATATTAAGTGACACCATTGTTTTGAGCAAAAGAGTTGAAATTTGTAAAGTATGCAATGATCTAATTTTGCAATAATAAATCATTTTCATAGACTGTGCCAGATGTTAATGATGTGCCCAGCATGGTGGAACCATCTCTTCTAAAACTGGATCTCCAGAGGATAAGAAATGACATTCCAAACAAGTACGCTGACTATATGCCACAATCAGCCATGGATTATCTGCAAAATTTCGTAAATGATATCGAGCAATATGAACAGGTGAGTTTTAGTTATCGTTATATATTGGTggtatttataatattttatgcTTGTCTTTGACCCTCAGTTAGATTGcaattgaaatatttctcctttgAATGATACAGAGAAAAAATCATGAAGAGAAGGAACTCGTAAATCAACACTTTGACTGAATATTAGAGTGAGGTgcaagttgaaaatattttaaaaatggatTCGTAACAAGAAAACATGGGTCACAAAAACTTTGTGTAATTTCCAAGATTGATATAAGGGTCAATAAGGGTGCATAATCAATTGCATTTGTTGATTTTCGTTGTCACATAACAGGTAGAAGAAGCTGATGAATGGCCTCTTCAGCAGTTAGTTGAAGTTGCCAGAAGAAGAAGGACTGCAAGAGTTGAAACTGCGGACTTTATCCAGAAAATGTGCAACGAATACAACAAAAGATGGAATCGGTGTGTCCTACAGTAAGTGTCCGCAATGTCTCTGGTTATGAAGTTTACAAACTATTAAAGGTGTTCACTTTCATGATGGATTTTTATCCTTTCTTTTTCCATCAGTAACATGACAGGAGGAGTTACTTGTAAATCAGGAAGTTCTGCATGTCTGTATATGACTATGACTAAAATGCAGAGCTAAAAAATTCCTGTTGgccccgcgtccacagactaccaaaaATTGTTCTAGGGCTACCAAAGTACATACATGGTATAATAGCCTTTATGGGCTACtgctttttttcagacaagcaaACATGTCAAAttcgatatttttttcattactacacacacacactgaaagGAAACCAAAAACACTGTTACTTTGTTAGAACTAAAAGGTCTaactttttacaaaaatgtagagAGTGAAACAATGAAGCAACCTTTATTTAtcgcaaacttgaaaatgaaagttaaCATACAATGGCCAATGAGAATCGATGTACCCTCCGAACAGAGCTGACATAATTTAAAGCTTTGGACCAAAACCTATAATGGATGCCTATGTGTGCATTTAGTGTGCTGGAAGCTCATAACTTCACCTAAAAACATCAGCAACTTcaaaatttttctttaaaactatCCTGTTCTTTCAAAGTGGTATGCTCTCCTAATTTTGAAGTGTTCAGTGACATTCAAATGGCCATATATGACTAGGGATTGACCCTGCCTGAAGATTGAGCATGAGAAGATCACAATATGCTAATTACTTCCATATTTTAGTgaagaacccccccccccctccctgcTGTTGATTGTAACTTATCTCAAGGAATCAGCTAGCTTATGACAAACAGTGCTTTGGCAAGTTTTGCTTGCAGGGAGTTTCTTCCAGATTTTTGGTACTTTCAGCCTGTTTTTAGCAGTATTCATAGAAAAGCCTAAATAATTAGGGCAATATTAATGATCAGAAGTGAAATTTATGAGAGTCACAAAGAGAACAGGCCATTGCATTTGTATTGTCTCAGATCACTTCCAGTGGTCATTGGTATTATGATTTATCTTTTGCATTTGATATACCTCGACAGACACAAAACCTCATAAAATAAACCATGAGAAATTTGACCATagtaatataattttttattgtcAAAACTGCAAATATGAGAGTGTCAAAAACCTTAAAAAGAAGAAGTCCCCTGAACATTAATTTTAAAGTGAACACATCTTAATTATTAGGTTAAATTTTAGCAGAAAAAAAACACTAAGCAGAGGACCATGTGGTAGTATTTGTtaagatgaaaaaaatgcaaacatggcTGTGGTTGAGTCTGTAACTCCAAGctaccaaatttcaaacatgGTGGCCAACTTGTGCTACCaacgaaaaaaaattcaagccttgaaatttcagcatgttcTGGTGAAGTCTTTGAAAGTAAATTGTGAACTCTCCACAAATAAAGATAACCTGTGTATTTTTTCTATGTGATTAAATGGAGTTGTTTATCTCACTCTAGGTGACTATCGGCAGGCAAGGCAGGCGAGCTGAAACAGCGGAAGTTGTTGATGATTACTCAACCCTGGCTGTAGGGATGTTTGTTGCAGTATTTTGTCCAGAATCGGAAGAAGTACCCCAAATCGGAAAAGTTGTCAGTAGGGATAGTACTTCGTTTACTATTCACTGGTACCAAGGCAAATGGAATACTGCATGGAAACCATGCTACCTCACCAAGGGAAGAGCCAAAGTACCATGGGAAGACAAGCAAGATCTGGCTGCGGCAATCTTGTGGGACTTTGAATTCACCAGCAGGAAAATCTTAAGCAAAAGAACACAAACCATTTTGACAGAGAAGTATGACAGACTCACAATGAACAATTAGTCAGCACCTGTTAAaccttcttcttcataaccgctggtcagacagcattatgatatacaggtccctagggataacctaacttggattgttcaaattgtgatgacatatgcaaatatgtatttttaaggaattttttgtcattttttgtcaaaaatttatttcatcgaAACCACTCGTCtgacaactttgatatttggtatacaggttcctacagataaactaaatctgcaattttgtatttttggtgcaatttttgccattgcaggatctgcttgtcccattgctaaaGAAGTTCaaatgcatgttcctaaagatgacctccagtacctaagttggagaccttatttgcttttgttattcttgattttcctggtttaaatatttcttgaatggaccaatttaaaccaaatgtgagcacatagtgtccttgacggtattttttcaaagttggtacaagaacattgacctaTCACGTCATTAAATGCATGTCTATAGGTTTCACagtccaatgcaatataatggctgcctggtggccattttgttaccatTTATGACaacattgacttatgttatacacatgtacatcgatttgtttcacaaaatgatccaatatggccacatagtggcaattttgttatagtgtaatttttctgttattaaTAAAAAATCTGTGGCCATTTACATGCAGACTTGCCTGTGTATTCAATAGTTCAACCATCACCTCCTTGGAACTGGCAAAATAGCAATTTAGGGACCGTACTGAGTATGCTGACCTCAAATAGTAATAGTATCCTTGTAAGGACATGAGGTGCCCAGTCTGAATGGACAAATTGGATAAATCACTGAtaattgtatgaaattttccATGAACACTCATGTAGCCTAATTTCTTCAAGACTGCTGGCAATAAATTCTTTACCCTCAATGCTTCCTGCCCCACAAAATGCCAGTAACAAATTATTTGCCCCATTTGTCCCTTCCTAAGAATGCCGGCAACAAATTCTTTGCCCCATTTTCGCCCCTTCTAAGAATGCCGGCAAAAAATTCTTTGCCCTCATTTATCCCATCCGATAAATGACGGCAACGAATTCTTTGCCcccatttttcttttcaaaagaatGCAGGCAACAAATTCTTTGCCCTCATTTCTTCAACAAATGACGGCAACGAATTCTTTGCCtccatttctcttttcaaaagaaTGCAGGCAACAAATTCTTTGCCTCATTTCTCCCCTTCAACAAATGACAGCAACGAATTCTTTGCCtccatttctcttttcaaaagaaTGCAGGCAACAAATTCTTTGCCCTCATTTCTCCCTTCAACAAATGACGGCAAAGTATTCTTTGCCtccatttctcttttcaaaagaaTGCAGGCAACAAATTCTTTGCCCTCATTTCTCCCCTTCAACAAATGACGGCAACAAATTCTTTGCCcccatttctcttttcaaaagaaTGCAGGCAACAAATTCTTTGCCCTCATTTCTCCCCTTCAACAAATGACGGCAACGAATTCTTTCCcccatttctcttttcaaaagaaTGCAGGCAACAAATTCTTTGCCCTCATTCTCCCCTCCCAACAAAATTTGCCAAAGTATTTGTTTCTAACCGGATTAGAAGTTTAAAATAGGTCTCACATTGATATGTAAAgaataataaaaagaaaatatcaatttcagtgTATGCGTACACTTTGTGGTTTTTTttagacaaaatatttcaatttctttgtttGAAGACAAATTTTCAAGGATTTTAATTATTCCAGTTTTTTCTGTCAACTAAAAGGTAGTTTTCAGTGACAAGCCAAACATTCAGTAGATTTCATTCttggaaaatttaaaatcacaCAGCAGTCATTCACtgcaactttttgaaaaatgccATTTCTATAGGGAAATATTGGAAAACCAAGTGAGTGTATTTGcaattaaattatttgtttattaaatatttgaaatctgATCAATTGTActgatttatgaaatttaaattgGAAAATACTTAATTTTCTCTAACTCTCATTTTTCGAAAAATAAATCTCACggtgttaaaaacaaaaaacaaaaaaaaaaacaaaacaataaaactcATCATGAGTTACGGCCTTTATAGGACGTAACTCATCATATTTTACTTCCTTTATGCAAAGCTTGATTTcctttttttgataaaatattcatcaatagCATCCTCATTATAAgatgtttttaaatatttcctgTGCAAAACAGGCGAAAAGTACGGAGTTTCGCCCTTTGTGTACTGACTTTCTCTTGCAATTAGGGGCGTAACTCAAGTTACGTCCCGATGGCAATATGAGCCATATTGACATTTTTActccaaattttcacaaaagatgcatttcacattactaaacaaaatatatcaaaactgtttttttaataaaacatGAGTTATGCCGTATTTCACTGTTCCATCGAAATGGCAActgtatgttttctttgtatgtaacacgattgaaactaatttgggataattggatagtgaagtaatgtctgtttcagCTGCAAATGTAaactaatctgcttttctttttaaattacacacttgttttatgagtaatttgtcatattgcaaaattcagctatagggcacataacactttcgagaaatttgaaaaatatgaaaatcaaattatccaacattagttccaatcgtgttgtgaCTAAAAGTGACAGGATTGTGCTATGCAGAATTGCAAGCATCATGGTCATCATGGGCATCGTAACCTTTGAACTATGCACTGGTAATGTCAACCTGATGAACAACGACTGCGATAGAGGACATGACCGCTACAACAGGCAGAAGTTTGCGAACTCAAGCAAAACCAAATTCCTTCATCGTCGAAGAAAATATGTCATGCTGCAACACCTGGTACAGTGATAACTGAGTGTGCTGAACATTAATGTCTATACgtattcattaaaaaaaaatcactcgACACACATTGATTGTCCATCTAGTCTATGATAAAAAGATGTCGACTGTCGTGGCGATTCATATGTGTTTCGCTTTTGGGCGATCATGATTAAAGTAGTAGCTTGATCGCCTAGTTTGTGTGATTATCGTGAAAGCCAGAAAGTTTTGACCTGAAACAACTTTAGCCACAACGGCCGCTCAGTTTCGAAACGTTCAGAAACCTTGTCAACCGATTTTAGGGCCGTCACATATCAGAAACATGATGAATTGCTTTGCAAGGTTGACAAGTGATGATATTTCCAACAGTTTTTAGCGTTTGCCCTGACATATACGTCAGAACTCTTGATTCTTGAATGCTTCAAATAAATTACCAATTAGGTAGATTAACAGTTCAGAGTATGTAGCGACGTTGCAGAGAGTTATAATGTTCCTGGCACGTGTATCTTCACTGACGCTCAACGTTGATTCAGTAAGATTATCGTCAGCTATAACAGGGCTAAATTTAAGGTGCTGACTGGAGGAAAACTTCAAGTTACAATAAATTGGAGGGGAGATTGAAGTGATAAAGGACGTTGACAGAATTATAGTCAGTGGGTCACGAACATTCAATATGACACGTacgatttatattttaacatgtgCGGATTGTATTTCGATTGAAACGAAAATGAATTTGACCCTCAAAGTAATGGTTGCTGAAAACACTACAACCGTAAGTTGAGTCAAGGTTTCAGACAATCGAATATGTTTGATGGGCGCCATCAGCGTCAAGGTTGCGCAAATAATACCCATCTTCAGCGAATGGCGACTCTTAAAAACGTTTATGAATCTACAAACTCTTCATTTACAGCGAAAGTGATAAACTTAAAAAGCTTGATTACGTGAAACTATTTATTGTTGCTTCATAACAATAGAAATCACCAtctgaattttgaattctttgCACGCCCACTGACCATCAAACATGCTTAGCTATCAAAGCTTAGAATGATTTAGTAAGATAACAATCAACTTGAAACGAAAGGCATTTATAATCATTTCACGCTGACCTTACGTCTGGGGAAGGGGTCTGAGATAACGATGGCGATATCACTGAATGGCAGACCCGTCTGCTGCGGAACATACAAGGGATTGTAGAGATAGAATTCCTCTCTGGGACATATATCTCTTGATTTGGTAGCTTCAACCGTCCGCCCTGACTTTATAACAACTAAGGCAATGATATTGTATTTCCCTTCAAGCCGACATTGATAATGTTTACAAACAGTGCAGTATGTGCAAATTAAAGCTTAATATCGGGAGGTGCaatattgttacattttctgacaaaaagaAACTGACCACCTACCATTACAGCATTGCTGATGGGCAACTATCCAGTGTTCATAGTGTTAAAGatattggtatttttttcacttcacTGATGTGTTTTAATACTAATATTGAAAGTATTGTCAGGGAAGCTTTTATAATGATGGGTTTCCTTAAGCGTACCTCTGCTACCTGTCAAATATTCTACACTGAAGCTTTTGTATGTGAGTCACGTTAGAAGCCATCTGGAATACTGCAGTGTTATATGGTCTTCATGGCTAGTAACACAAATTGATAAAATCGAACGTGGCGTGAAGCGAAAAATATATGAACTTTTTACGTTTGAAATCAAACGTGAAATATACAGTAGCAGATTACAATTCTATGTACGAGGTTTAAGCTTACCCACTCGTTTAAGCTTACCCCACTCTTGAGAAGGAGTAAATTTTAGATGCTACGAGGGGCTTATGTTTAAGCTTACCTAGAACCCTAACAACAGAGTCACAACTTTTATCATGTCACACACATTTCAC
This genomic interval carries:
- the LOC139126572 gene encoding uncharacterized protein, yielding MHATGSLIHTNVPEGKLAIMRLDIHNFPHDSNMTINNIMWNLIDNKERLSKKLHVQLDNCYRENKNRYLLSFASLLVEYDMFEEVMINFLPVGHTHEDVDQMFSRVSTALRKANSFTLPELMHNIHESYTPSIKVEEVKYLFNVKEWLEPYMAGRFGGHSKPHNFRFRKVNGRARMHYRLWSTDAWQPTYDEDNEDTQGLVCLETVPDVNDVPSMVEPSLLKLDLQRIRNDIPNKYADYMPQSAMDYLQNFVNDIEQYEQVEEADEWPLQQLVEVARRRRTARVETADFIQKMCNEYNKRWNRCVLQ